The following proteins are encoded in a genomic region of Desulfosoma sp.:
- a CDS encoding DEAD/DEAH box helicase produces the protein MIEALKKLFQHLLWWRRRDLETAGDAVTGLEPEAPEPRKAREDLASGMAFANLGLSASVLQGLHEAGFLRCTPIQERSLPITLKGQDIAAQAQTGSGKTAVFLITILESLLKKQPLSSHCHALILAPTRELALQILADAQMLGRYCPFRFAAIYGGVGYEKQVQALQQGAHIVIATPGRLIDLMKQGLFKTNHVSLLVIDEADRMLDMGFVKDLQYILKRLPPYHRRQSMLFSATLSPRVLEITYPYMNAPVETAVDPEKLVVKTVKQELFHVARAEKFSLLLGLLEKEKPERVLLFCNTKVQTLRIAERLTANGYAARGITGDLPQSRRVQLLERFKKGQIAILVATDVASRGLHVEDVTHVINYDVPQDPEEYVHRIGRTARAGKEGKAVTLCGEDDVYALENVEKLLGQKIPVIWPEEDWFLPDRAENVAARRPSRGRRPEPPKKEIRLAKNKGTYGGKHRGRRRKKDVSSSKGPSSVGS, from the coding sequence GTGATTGAGGCTCTCAAAAAACTGTTCCAGCACCTTTTGTGGTGGCGTCGACGTGATCTCGAAACGGCAGGGGACGCCGTCACCGGCCTCGAACCGGAAGCTCCGGAACCCAGAAAGGCACGGGAAGATTTGGCTTCCGGCATGGCTTTTGCCAACCTTGGGCTTTCGGCTTCGGTGCTCCAAGGGCTCCATGAGGCGGGCTTTTTGCGCTGCACACCCATTCAGGAAAGATCTCTTCCCATCACACTCAAAGGCCAAGATATCGCCGCACAGGCTCAGACAGGATCCGGCAAAACCGCCGTGTTTTTGATCACCATCCTTGAAAGTTTGCTCAAAAAGCAGCCCTTGTCTTCCCACTGCCATGCCCTCATTCTAGCCCCCACTCGCGAATTGGCCTTGCAGATTCTAGCCGACGCTCAGATGCTTGGACGGTATTGTCCTTTTCGTTTTGCGGCCATCTACGGAGGTGTCGGCTACGAGAAGCAGGTTCAGGCCCTGCAACAAGGGGCGCATATTGTCATTGCCACTCCCGGTCGCCTCATCGACCTCATGAAACAAGGCCTTTTCAAGACGAATCATGTGTCCCTGCTGGTCATCGACGAAGCGGACCGCATGCTGGACATGGGCTTCGTCAAGGACCTTCAATACATTCTCAAACGTCTCCCTCCTTATCATCGTCGGCAGAGTATGCTTTTTTCTGCAACACTTTCTCCACGCGTTCTGGAAATCACCTACCCGTACATGAACGCTCCCGTGGAAACAGCCGTGGACCCAGAAAAATTGGTAGTGAAAACGGTTAAGCAGGAACTGTTTCATGTGGCTCGAGCCGAAAAGTTTTCCTTGCTCTTGGGGCTTTTGGAAAAGGAAAAACCAGAACGCGTTCTTCTTTTTTGCAATACCAAAGTGCAAACGCTGCGCATCGCCGAAAGGCTTACGGCCAACGGATATGCCGCTCGAGGCATCACAGGGGATTTACCTCAAAGTCGGCGAGTGCAATTGCTGGAACGCTTCAAGAAAGGTCAGATCGCCATTTTAGTGGCCACCGATGTGGCGTCTCGAGGGCTTCACGTGGAAGATGTGACGCATGTCATCAATTATGATGTGCCTCAGGATCCTGAGGAATACGTCCATCGTATCGGCCGAACGGCCCGTGCCGGGAAAGAAGGCAAGGCCGTCACTCTGTGTGGTGAAGACGACGTGTATGCCCTGGAAAACGTGGAAAAACTGCTGGGTCAGAAGATTCCTGTGATCTGGCCCGAAGAAGATTGGTTTTTGCCGGATCGTGCCGAAAATGTCGCTGCTCGTCGGCCTTCTCGAGGACGGCGACCCGAGCCGCCGAAAAAGGAGATCAGGCTGGCAAAAAACAAGGGAACTTATGGCGGAAAGCACCGCGGGCGACGTCGAAAAAAAGATGTTTCTTCGTCCAAAGGCCCTTCTTCCGTAGGGTCGTGA
- a CDS encoding thioesterase family protein — protein MEQAKPSSFSCQGPWYAHSLRVPLFEVDLGQGVYHGSYFHLFELGREAFLRALQYPYSRLMAQGLHLTVAALECRYVQSLHYDDLIEVQTAVSRLGRRSLSLVHRIQRLTMEQSLETTTEAVMHFVCVREGVPEPLPVELSDKILAWMDAKDQG, from the coding sequence GTGGAACAGGCAAAGCCCAGCAGCTTTTCATGCCAAGGGCCTTGGTACGCACACAGCCTACGTGTTCCCCTTTTTGAAGTGGATCTGGGTCAGGGTGTGTACCATGGCAGCTATTTTCATCTCTTTGAACTGGGTCGAGAAGCTTTTTTAAGAGCTTTACAATATCCGTATTCGCGCCTCATGGCTCAAGGTCTTCATCTAACCGTGGCGGCTCTGGAATGTCGTTACGTTCAATCCTTGCACTATGATGACCTTATCGAGGTTCAGACGGCCGTCTCACGTCTGGGGCGGCGCAGTCTTTCTCTGGTCCACCGAATCCAAAGGTTGACGATGGAACAATCACTGGAAACCACCACCGAAGCCGTGATGCACTTCGTGTGTGTGCGTGAAGGGGTTCCGGAGCCGCTGCCTGTTGAGCTGAGCGATAAGATTCTCGCCTGGATGGATGCCAAGGATCAAGGATGA
- a CDS encoding metallophosphoesterase family protein yields the protein MARVAILSDIHGNLEALESVLRAAQAEGVEAFWHLGDLVGYNADPKACLEILRECGARGVQGNHDLAALDPQIAESFNVLAYEAIHFTIRQLNSAHLAQLHALPLCRTLEGVLLCHGTPESPHTYILNLYQARRIFNLMRKKYADIHVCFFGHTHQQKVWVQDPRGKVTALDFMNDTLRLVPENIYLINPGSVGQPRQQDSRARFLVFDMDRHTIFFRAVPYDVKRAQEKILRAGLPEYLALRLQDGV from the coding sequence ATGGCTCGAGTCGCCATTCTTTCGGACATTCACGGTAACCTGGAAGCTTTGGAAAGCGTTCTTCGTGCGGCACAGGCTGAAGGTGTGGAAGCCTTTTGGCACCTTGGTGATCTGGTGGGTTATAATGCAGATCCCAAGGCTTGCCTGGAAATTCTTCGGGAATGTGGAGCGCGTGGTGTTCAAGGCAATCACGATCTTGCGGCCCTGGATCCTCAAATCGCCGAATCCTTTAACGTCCTGGCTTACGAAGCTATTCATTTTACCATTCGACAGCTGAATTCGGCGCATCTGGCACAACTTCATGCCCTTCCCTTGTGTCGAACCCTGGAAGGGGTGCTCTTGTGCCACGGAACTCCGGAAAGTCCTCATACCTACATTCTCAATCTGTATCAAGCTCGACGCATCTTCAATCTCATGCGAAAAAAATACGCCGACATTCATGTGTGCTTTTTCGGCCATACGCACCAGCAAAAGGTCTGGGTACAAGATCCACGAGGTAAAGTGACGGCCCTGGACTTCATGAATGACACCCTGAGGCTCGTCCCAGAAAATATCTACCTCATCAATCCGGGCAGTGTTGGGCAGCCGAGGCAGCAAGACAGTCGAGCCCGTTTTTTGGTCTTCGATATGGATCGCCATACCATCTTCTTTCGAGCTGTGCCGTACGATGTGAAGCGGGCGCAAGAAAAGATTCTTCGAGCGGGGCTTCCCGAGTACCTGGCCCTGCGTCTGCAGGACGGTGTCTGA
- the uvrB gene encoding excinuclease ABC subunit UvrB, translating into MNAFKLHAPWKPQGDQPQAIEKLTANLRAGVREQTLLGVTGSGKTFTMAHVIAQMQKPTLVIAPNKTLAAQLYGEFKAFFPENAVEYFVSYYDYYQPEAYVPQTDTYIAKDASINETIDKMRHAATRALLERRDVLIVASVSCIYGLGAPETYRDMLLWVKTGMAVDRDVVLRKLVEIQYARNDVDFHRGTFRVRGDVVEIFPSHEEDRAVRLEFFGDEIDAIREFDPLTGRTLRSLTEVAIYPGSHYVTDKTTLERAIQSIKEELTSRLQELRASGLLVEAQRLEERTRLDLEMLQELGYCPGIENYSRHLTGRLPGEPPPTLLEYFPEDFLLFIDESHITIPQLRGMYRGDRSRKETLVRYGFRLPSALDNRPLCFEEFEAKVHQVIYVSATPGPYELERTQGYVVEQIIRPTGLVDPKVEVRPAQHQVDDLIGEIRKRVAAGQRVLVTTLTKRMAEDLTEYLSELKIRVRYMHADVDTLDRIELVRGLRLGEYDVLVGINLLREGLDIPEVSLVAVLDADNEGFLRSERSLIQTAGRAARNVDGTVILYADKVTDSIRRAVEETERRRALQQAYNASHGITPQSIEKSIADILAPYRSPEESFVPEEVIQEVRAIYTTGEKLNLDQTIEQLEKKMKEAAARLEFEKAAAFRDEIKRLRHEQLLMQ; encoded by the coding sequence ATGAATGCTTTCAAGCTTCATGCTCCTTGGAAGCCCCAAGGCGATCAACCCCAAGCCATCGAAAAGCTCACTGCCAATCTTCGAGCCGGGGTTCGTGAACAAACCCTTTTAGGCGTCACCGGTTCCGGAAAAACGTTCACTATGGCTCATGTGATTGCTCAAATGCAGAAACCCACTCTGGTGATTGCCCCCAACAAGACCCTGGCGGCGCAGCTTTACGGGGAGTTTAAGGCCTTTTTTCCGGAAAACGCTGTGGAGTACTTTGTTTCCTACTACGATTATTACCAGCCCGAAGCCTATGTGCCTCAGACCGACACCTACATTGCCAAGGACGCTTCCATCAACGAAACCATCGACAAGATGCGCCACGCGGCGACACGAGCCCTTTTGGAACGCCGGGATGTGCTGATCGTGGCCAGTGTCTCCTGTATTTATGGTTTGGGTGCCCCGGAAACCTACCGGGACATGCTCTTATGGGTCAAGACGGGCATGGCCGTGGACCGGGACGTGGTGTTGCGAAAGCTTGTAGAGATTCAGTACGCCCGCAACGATGTGGACTTCCATCGAGGAACCTTTCGTGTTCGCGGGGATGTCGTGGAAATCTTTCCGTCCCATGAAGAAGACCGGGCCGTTCGCTTAGAGTTTTTTGGAGACGAAATCGATGCCATTCGAGAATTCGATCCGTTAACCGGCCGAACGTTACGTTCTCTGACAGAAGTGGCCATCTATCCTGGAAGCCATTATGTCACGGATAAGACCACCCTTGAGAGAGCCATTCAGAGCATCAAAGAGGAACTAACCTCAAGGCTTCAGGAGCTCCGAGCCTCAGGCCTTCTGGTGGAGGCTCAACGTCTTGAGGAGCGCACACGGTTGGATCTGGAAATGCTGCAGGAACTCGGCTACTGTCCAGGTATCGAAAACTATTCTCGCCACCTCACCGGCCGTCTTCCAGGGGAGCCACCGCCGACGCTCCTGGAGTATTTTCCCGAAGATTTTTTGCTCTTTATCGATGAAAGCCACATCACCATTCCACAGCTTCGAGGCATGTATCGAGGGGACCGATCCCGTAAGGAGACTTTGGTCCGTTACGGTTTTCGTTTGCCTTCGGCTTTGGACAATCGGCCTTTGTGTTTTGAGGAATTTGAAGCCAAGGTGCATCAAGTCATCTATGTTTCCGCCACTCCAGGTCCTTATGAATTGGAGCGTACTCAAGGGTATGTGGTGGAACAAATCATTCGCCCCACAGGTCTGGTGGATCCCAAAGTGGAAGTGAGACCCGCGCAACATCAGGTGGATGACCTGATCGGCGAAATTCGAAAAAGGGTCGCTGCAGGACAGAGGGTTTTGGTGACCACCTTGACCAAGCGCATGGCCGAGGATTTGACCGAATACCTTTCGGAGCTGAAAATCCGCGTGCGCTACATGCATGCGGACGTGGACACTTTGGACCGTATCGAACTGGTTCGAGGCCTACGTCTTGGGGAGTACGACGTTCTCGTGGGAATCAATCTGTTACGGGAAGGATTGGATATTCCCGAGGTGTCGCTGGTGGCTGTGCTGGATGCCGACAACGAGGGTTTCTTGCGCTCCGAGCGTTCCTTGATTCAGACGGCAGGGCGGGCTGCTCGTAACGTGGACGGCACCGTGATCCTTTATGCGGACAAGGTTACGGATTCCATTCGTCGAGCCGTCGAGGAAACAGAGCGCCGTCGAGCTTTGCAGCAAGCTTACAATGCCTCTCATGGTATTACCCCACAAAGCATAGAAAAATCCATCGCCGATATTCTGGCTCCATACAGATCCCCTGAAGAGAGTTTTGTTCCTGAGGAAGTGATCCAGGAAGTGCGGGCCATATATACGACTGGAGAAAAGCTGAACCTGGATCAAACCATTGAGCAGCTTGAAAAGAAGATGAAAGAGGCGGCGGCTCGATTGGAGTTTGAAAAAGCCGCGGCGTTTCGAGACGAAATTAAACGGCTGCGACACGAACAGCTTCTCATGCAGTAA
- a CDS encoding MucR family transcriptional regulator produces MSKRLLEMCVQIVEAQASAGMMSTEEIEVSLRRIYRVLQELDTAEEISPAVETIRKGEEMAAPAKAPVLGKGPYESIGEHSVVCLECGAQFRQITANHLKSHGLTPREYKKKWGFRLKDSLAAKVVTRSRSEAAKVRGIPENLKAYQERRRKRVS; encoded by the coding sequence ATGAGCAAAAGACTTCTAGAAATGTGTGTGCAGATTGTGGAGGCTCAAGCTTCGGCAGGCATGATGTCCACAGAGGAGATCGAGGTGTCTTTGAGACGGATTTACAGGGTGCTGCAGGAGCTTGATACGGCGGAAGAGATTTCGCCGGCCGTGGAAACGATTCGCAAGGGTGAGGAAATGGCCGCCCCGGCCAAAGCCCCCGTTCTCGGTAAAGGTCCTTATGAATCCATTGGGGAACACAGCGTGGTCTGTCTGGAATGTGGGGCCCAGTTTCGCCAGATTACGGCCAATCATCTAAAAAGCCACGGACTGACTCCTCGAGAATACAAGAAAAAATGGGGATTTCGCCTGAAAGATTCTCTGGCGGCCAAAGTGGTTACGCGATCCCGCAGCGAAGCGGCCAAGGTGCGCGGTATTCCAGAAAATCTCAAGGCGTATCAAGAAAGACGTCGGAAAAGAGTATCTTAA
- a CDS encoding DEAD/DEAH box helicase, producing MKPEARPIFRRKKSTGKKKPRETVTREGTEFHVRMAPAVRKVLAQIGVPEPQPFTPDPFQLEAIEKVRTADVLVTAPTGSGKTYIAIEAIREIFLKGGRSWYASPLKALSNAKLEEFSTAFGPENVGILTGDRKENPEAPIIVGTTEILRNQLYDAMHRGQDLPVDLVVMDEAHYLGDQDRGVVWEEVLIYLPSRVRLLLLSATIRNAHELCRWLFWLRKEPCLWVNAVERPVPLYPLFLFPNGELTPLGGRRGLYGPIEKLDPRQFSRKDFPDVAHILEALRKANLLPAIFFLKSRADCERAITLCPQAPRSPGFNAKAFTARLESLLNKWPFLRDHKHLSILKRSRVGAHHAGQLPHWKLLLENLMQEGWLEAIFSTSTVAAGVNFPARTVVIPQSDRFNGREFVDLTATDLLQMTGRAGRRGMDKIGFVLVTPGRYQNVSLIHDLLKSPPDPIESQIRVNFSMALNLLLSHEPQEIRELFSRSLATYQHLGQEASVASLVESFQKDLAPWEPLMACKSMDALAEVRPLFMRLEEEQKKAHRAARNQALLWVTQGLLVRGRLFLNRRGTPYVVLDRVDKGEDRVQAARLRLPIDWHGQSVETHWVRVRQIRELGKRLEQLPSLSDRKAWERLAQRMDEEPFPSLFGPQHYGEKPQALSSITRDMAHRALTKEALPCLRCELFGPCQKGSKHPFSRLVQTYFTHRSHILSVQETLWRSFTQHLRILQQEGYVTLEGHLTPDGQWASKLRLDQPLLVSEVIRKRVLPESNPALLAALMAPFVVDRDRPADSQLSSLLWKFPDLARPYFALLQTLHPLRERLHAEGFETPPLPFWTVVTVFHWAKGESWSVVKNLTSIDEGDLTMVILRTADHLRQVESLTETHPHLAASAREAIERILREPVLVP from the coding sequence TTGAAACCCGAAGCCAGACCCATTTTTCGGCGAAAGAAATCCACGGGCAAAAAAAAGCCTCGCGAAACCGTCACCCGTGAAGGCACGGAATTTCATGTGCGCATGGCGCCTGCGGTGCGCAAGGTTCTTGCGCAGATTGGAGTACCTGAGCCGCAACCCTTTACGCCGGATCCTTTTCAGCTGGAAGCCATCGAAAAGGTCCGGACCGCCGATGTGCTTGTCACGGCCCCCACAGGATCCGGCAAGACTTATATCGCCATTGAAGCGATTCGCGAAATTTTTTTGAAAGGCGGTCGAAGCTGGTATGCTTCGCCCCTCAAAGCTCTTTCCAACGCCAAACTGGAAGAATTTTCTACGGCTTTTGGACCGGAAAATGTTGGGATTCTCACCGGGGATCGTAAGGAAAACCCCGAAGCCCCGATCATCGTAGGGACAACCGAAATCCTTAGAAATCAACTCTACGACGCCATGCATCGCGGTCAAGATCTTCCCGTCGATCTGGTGGTCATGGATGAAGCCCATTACTTGGGGGATCAGGATCGCGGTGTGGTCTGGGAGGAGGTTCTTATTTACCTCCCAAGCCGCGTCCGTCTCTTGTTACTTTCCGCCACCATTCGAAACGCTCATGAGCTTTGCCGATGGCTCTTTTGGTTACGCAAAGAGCCTTGCCTGTGGGTGAACGCCGTAGAACGACCTGTCCCTCTCTATCCCCTGTTCCTTTTTCCCAACGGTGAACTGACGCCTCTAGGGGGACGTCGCGGCCTCTATGGACCTATTGAAAAACTGGATCCTCGTCAGTTCTCTCGAAAAGACTTTCCCGATGTGGCTCACATTTTGGAAGCCCTTCGCAAGGCAAACCTTCTGCCCGCCATCTTCTTCCTCAAGTCCCGAGCCGATTGTGAGCGTGCTATCACTTTGTGTCCTCAAGCCCCACGATCGCCGGGATTCAATGCCAAAGCCTTTACGGCACGGCTGGAGTCCCTGTTAAACAAGTGGCCTTTTCTCAGGGATCATAAACACCTATCCATTCTGAAACGTTCCCGTGTGGGCGCCCATCATGCCGGACAATTGCCTCACTGGAAACTTCTTCTAGAAAACCTCATGCAGGAAGGCTGGCTTGAAGCCATTTTTTCCACATCCACCGTGGCCGCCGGCGTGAATTTTCCTGCCCGCACCGTGGTTATTCCTCAAAGCGATCGTTTCAACGGTCGGGAATTTGTGGATTTGACCGCAACAGACCTTCTTCAGATGACGGGACGGGCGGGACGGCGCGGCATGGACAAAATCGGCTTTGTTTTGGTCACGCCGGGTCGATATCAAAACGTGTCATTGATTCATGACCTTTTGAAATCACCGCCGGATCCCATCGAAAGCCAAATTCGTGTGAACTTTTCCATGGCCCTAAACCTGCTTCTGTCCCATGAACCGCAGGAAATTCGAGAGCTTTTTTCACGAAGTCTGGCCACCTACCAGCATTTGGGTCAAGAAGCCTCCGTCGCGTCCCTCGTGGAATCCTTTCAAAAGGATCTGGCCCCCTGGGAACCTCTCATGGCCTGTAAGTCTATGGATGCCCTGGCGGAGGTTCGGCCTTTGTTCATGCGTTTGGAAGAAGAACAGAAAAAAGCCCATCGAGCGGCTCGAAACCAAGCATTGTTATGGGTCACACAGGGTCTTTTGGTACGCGGTCGACTTTTCTTGAACCGACGAGGAACACCTTACGTGGTCCTGGATCGGGTCGATAAGGGGGAAGACCGAGTCCAGGCGGCACGTTTACGGCTTCCCATCGACTGGCACGGCCAAAGTGTGGAAACCCATTGGGTGCGTGTTCGCCAAATTCGAGAATTGGGCAAGAGATTGGAACAGCTGCCATCCCTTTCGGATCGAAAGGCTTGGGAACGTCTGGCCCAGCGAATGGACGAAGAGCCTTTTCCCTCTCTTTTTGGTCCGCAACATTACGGTGAAAAGCCACAAGCCCTGTCATCCATTACCCGCGACATGGCCCACAGAGCCTTGACCAAAGAAGCGCTTCCATGCCTTCGGTGCGAACTTTTCGGTCCATGCCAAAAAGGGTCCAAGCATCCATTTTCAAGGCTCGTCCAAACCTATTTCACGCATCGTTCCCATATTCTGTCCGTCCAAGAGACGCTTTGGAGATCCTTCACACAGCACTTGAGAATTCTGCAGCAAGAAGGGTATGTGACCCTTGAAGGGCATCTCACCCCGGATGGCCAATGGGCCTCCAAACTGCGGCTGGATCAGCCCCTGCTGGTCTCCGAAGTCATTCGAAAAAGGGTCTTGCCTGAATCGAATCCAGCTCTTCTGGCCGCCCTCATGGCTCCTTTCGTTGTGGATCGGGACCGGCCGGCAGACTCTCAGTTATCGTCGCTTCTGTGGAAATTCCCCGATCTTGCCCGGCCTTACTTCGCCCTTCTGCAAACACTGCATCCTTTAAGGGAAAGGCTGCATGCGGAGGGCTTTGAGACTCCGCCTTTACCTTTTTGGACCGTGGTCACCGTTTTTCATTGGGCCAAGGGCGAAAGTTGGAGTGTGGTCAAGAACCTCACGAGCATCGATGAGGGGGATTTGACCATGGTGATTCTGCGAACCGCGGATCATCTGCGTCAGGTGGAATCACTGACCGAGACTCATCCGCACCTTGCGGCTTCGGCTCGGGAAGCTATCGAAAGGATTCTCCGGGAACCGGTTCTGGTGCCATAA
- a CDS encoding GNAT family N-acetyltransferase has translation MFGSKQILLKDGTPVSVRLMTREDGDALYRFFRDLSDEMLLYVRHNVRDPQILQQWVNELDYRRVLPLLAWVGNEIAADVTLHLIPHGWKRHIGEVRTVVSPKYQNKGLATVMLNELVALASEIGLEKLWAEIPLDSPGAIRAFRNAGFGCKAVIEGLVKDIHQRNVDILIMICDVTAHYDPRWGTLKPLEPL, from the coding sequence ATGTTTGGAAGCAAACAAATCCTGCTCAAAGACGGCACGCCGGTCAGCGTGCGGTTAATGACCCGCGAAGACGGCGACGCCCTCTATCGTTTTTTCCGGGACCTTTCCGATGAAATGCTCCTTTACGTTCGGCACAATGTTCGAGACCCTCAGATCCTGCAACAATGGGTTAATGAATTGGATTACCGCAGAGTTCTGCCCCTTTTAGCTTGGGTCGGAAACGAAATCGCCGCCGATGTCACCCTCCATCTGATTCCCCATGGATGGAAACGCCATATCGGAGAAGTTCGAACCGTTGTCTCCCCTAAATACCAGAACAAAGGGCTTGCCACCGTGATGCTCAATGAACTTGTCGCTCTCGCCTCGGAAATCGGGCTGGAAAAACTCTGGGCCGAAATTCCTCTGGACTCTCCGGGAGCCATTCGAGCTTTTCGGAACGCAGGCTTCGGCTGCAAGGCGGTCATCGAGGGACTCGTCAAAGACATTCATCAGCGTAACGTGGATATCCTGATCATGATCTGCGATGTCACGGCCCATTACGACCCTCGATGGGGAACCCTGAAGCCCTTGGAACCTCTGTAA
- a CDS encoding carbohydrate kinase family protein codes for MEIYISGSLAYDRIMTFPGHFADHILPNKIHVLNVCFNINGLVEKFGGTAGNIAYTLSLLGEKPWIVATAGDDFGRYERWLHEHGLDTKWIKRLSGVLTAGAYITTDLNDNQITAFNPGAMAFCADLPALTDGNQGALVHIGPGNKTDMLALARRCRACGVPFVFDPGQSLNIWSGEEIAEAVEGALCFISNDYELSHFLKLTRWQLSDLASRVRLIITTQGPEGSVLRIHEEKVFIPAVTPPVVVDPTGAGDAYRAGFLKGLALGLDPAMCCHLGSVAASFAVEHHGTQEHVFDWQAFCQRFEKHFGYQVPGMSSQAAAP; via the coding sequence ATGGAAATCTACATCAGTGGATCGTTGGCTTATGATCGTATTATGACTTTTCCGGGCCATTTTGCGGACCACATTCTTCCCAACAAGATCCATGTGCTCAATGTGTGCTTCAACATCAACGGCTTGGTGGAAAAATTCGGAGGCACGGCAGGAAACATCGCTTACACTTTGAGCCTGCTCGGAGAAAAGCCCTGGATTGTTGCGACGGCTGGGGACGACTTTGGGCGATATGAACGGTGGCTGCACGAGCATGGGCTTGACACAAAATGGATCAAACGCCTCTCCGGTGTGCTCACTGCCGGAGCCTACATCACCACGGACCTTAACGACAATCAAATCACGGCCTTTAACCCTGGTGCCATGGCCTTTTGTGCAGACTTACCGGCTTTGACCGATGGAAACCAGGGTGCCCTGGTCCACATTGGGCCAGGAAACAAGACCGATATGCTGGCATTGGCTCGGCGTTGCAGAGCCTGCGGGGTGCCGTTCGTTTTTGATCCCGGTCAGAGTCTCAACATTTGGAGCGGCGAAGAAATTGCCGAAGCCGTGGAAGGGGCTCTGTGTTTCATTTCCAACGACTATGAGCTGAGCCATTTTCTCAAGCTGACCCGATGGCAGCTTTCAGATCTGGCGTCTCGAGTGCGCCTGATCATCACGACCCAAGGGCCCGAAGGCAGCGTGCTACGTATACATGAGGAAAAGGTCTTTATCCCGGCCGTCACTCCTCCTGTCGTCGTGGACCCCACGGGAGCCGGAGATGCTTATCGCGCAGGATTCCTGAAGGGACTGGCTTTGGGTTTGGATCCGGCGATGTGCTGCCATCTGGGCAGTGTCGCGGCATCTTTTGCCGTCGAACACCACGGCACGCAGGAACACGTTTTTGACTGGCAGGCCTTTTGCCAACGCTTTGAAAAGCACTTCGGGTATCAAGTTCCGGGAATGTCATCACAAGCGGCAGCACCTTAA
- a CDS encoding 4Fe-4S dicluster domain-containing protein, with protein MENVFQPNTVHRRWIHEAVRAEINLCFTCGSCAVECPVNRATRGLDPRRLVWMANLGLIEDLLRSPEIWLCLECRKCSHVCPMTVKPSALIAFLRWKAVRERVVSTELSDQRRRLQENLHRQRASVVSELLSETTHRARGIQSSESFPEPFSWKKLARYYGHETRLASCFACGECSNACPVCVDRTVLDPLVLVRSAMLGYARDVMVSPAPWVCLQCQSCSRACSHNVQGHLVVLAVREAAHEEGWVNDRFLKTWQEKDKQLFQKHMDEIIQIHRLSR; from the coding sequence ATGGAGAACGTGTTTCAACCTAACACGGTGCATCGACGTTGGATCCATGAAGCGGTTCGAGCTGAGATCAATCTTTGCTTCACCTGCGGGTCATGCGCTGTGGAATGTCCGGTGAACCGAGCGACCCGCGGGCTGGATCCGAGGCGACTTGTATGGATGGCCAACTTGGGTTTGATAGAAGATCTGCTTCGTTCCCCTGAAATCTGGTTGTGCCTGGAATGCCGTAAGTGTTCTCACGTGTGTCCCATGACCGTCAAACCCTCGGCGCTCATTGCGTTCTTGCGTTGGAAAGCCGTTCGAGAACGTGTTGTTTCGACGGAACTTTCCGATCAAAGGCGCCGTCTTCAGGAAAATCTTCATCGGCAACGAGCCTCCGTGGTGTCCGAGCTACTTTCTGAAACCACGCATCGAGCCCGAGGAATTCAGTCGAGCGAATCCTTTCCGGAACCCTTCTCCTGGAAAAAGTTGGCCCGGTATTACGGCCATGAAACGCGCTTAGCGTCTTGCTTTGCGTGTGGGGAATGCAGCAATGCCTGCCCTGTGTGTGTGGACCGAACCGTGTTGGATCCTCTGGTGCTGGTGCGCTCTGCCATGCTGGGCTATGCTCGAGATGTCATGGTCTCTCCCGCTCCTTGGGTTTGTCTCCAGTGTCAGAGCTGCTCCCGGGCTTGCAGCCATAATGTGCAGGGTCATTTGGTAGTTTTGGCGGTACGTGAAGCGGCGCACGAAGAAGGTTGGGTCAACGATAGGTTCCTCAAAACGTGGCAGGAAAAGGATAAGCAGCTTTTCCAGAAACACATGGATGAAATCATCCAGATACACCGGCTTTCGAGGTGA